One stretch of Syntrophorhabdales bacterium DNA includes these proteins:
- a CDS encoding DUF116 domain-containing protein produces MRDDHEGNLAKPVDRKLGDEWTDWKGDGGSVDLETNESSATFLILSGVILLFVIALLNAGWYLVKPRIEQFSKAASMPLEWCVEGFSILLLIVIVAQAISVARFGKSLLPYVWTERSLLALLPKSVWLGKKFGIGRDRVSNSFIKVHNIVLKASSKYLSAERLLVLLPRCLERATRSQVLEKLGAINAKTITAAGGEEARKAIQEYRPSVILAIACERDLISGLKDVADTIPVLALPNRRPQGPCKNTQLPIEELDAALLFLNKRKEASQMFDRVT; encoded by the coding sequence ATGCGTGACGACCACGAAGGCAACCTGGCCAAGCCTGTGGACCGGAAGTTGGGGGACGAATGGACAGACTGGAAGGGAGACGGTGGCTCAGTCGACCTCGAGACGAATGAGAGCAGCGCAACCTTTCTCATCCTCTCCGGAGTCATACTTCTCTTCGTGATTGCCCTGCTTAATGCGGGGTGGTATCTGGTGAAGCCCAGAATAGAACAGTTCAGCAAAGCGGCTTCCATGCCTCTGGAATGGTGTGTAGAGGGATTCTCAATTCTTCTCCTGATCGTAATTGTGGCCCAGGCTATCTCTGTCGCCAGATTCGGCAAGTCTTTGCTGCCCTACGTCTGGACAGAAAGATCACTGCTCGCCTTGCTTCCAAAGAGCGTGTGGCTTGGAAAGAAGTTCGGCATAGGCAGGGACAGGGTCTCCAATTCTTTCATAAAGGTACACAACATCGTATTGAAGGCCTCGTCCAAATACCTGAGTGCTGAGAGGCTCCTCGTGCTGCTGCCGCGATGTCTGGAGAGGGCAACGAGGAGCCAGGTGTTGGAAAAACTGGGCGCAATCAATGCAAAAACAATAACGGCGGCCGGCGGAGAAGAAGCGAGAAAGGCGATACAGGAATACCGCCCATCAGTGATCCTTGCGATCGCCTGCGAACGGGATTTGATCAGTGGGCTCAAGGATGTGGCCGACACAATTCCGGTCCTCGCGCTGCCCAACAGGAGGCCTCAAGGTCCGTGCAAGAATACGCAGCTACCCATCGAGGAGTTGGACGCAGCGCTCTTATTTCTCAATAAGAGAAAAGAGGCAAGCCAGATGTTTGATCGGGTAACGTAG
- a CDS encoding L,D-transpeptidase family protein: MILFMPMVSRIFLGSLLVCFILLPHKGYADMFVGGDTTYTIQQGDSLILIGAKLGVGWQRIARENQIELDKPLKIGRTLKVNTRRIIPKSTESGIIVNIPDRMLYYFKEGKLASAFPVGLGKPDWETPTGAFTILGRQRNPTWHVPLSIREEVAAKGEAIERAIPPGPDNPLGRYALRTSMSGVLLHETIWPTSVYQFRSHACIRILPEHMEKFFQGVRVGTQGEIIYEPVKVALTPEGRVFLEVHRDIYKKAASLDSEVRKLLEKRGLSGKVNKEKVDRVLQDKPDFAEDVTS; the protein is encoded by the coding sequence GTGATATTGTTCATGCCCATGGTGAGTCGGATCTTCCTTGGTTCACTGCTAGTATGCTTCATACTTCTCCCCCACAAGGGCTACGCCGATATGTTCGTCGGCGGCGATACGACCTATACGATACAACAGGGAGACTCTCTCATTCTCATTGGAGCCAAGCTTGGAGTGGGCTGGCAGAGGATAGCGAGAGAGAATCAGATAGAACTGGACAAGCCGCTCAAGATAGGCCGCACGCTGAAAGTCAATACGAGAAGGATTATCCCGAAAAGCACGGAGTCGGGTATCATCGTGAATATACCCGACCGGATGCTCTACTACTTCAAGGAAGGGAAACTCGCGTCAGCCTTTCCCGTGGGTCTTGGCAAACCCGACTGGGAAACACCCACCGGCGCGTTCACAATTCTGGGCAGACAACGGAACCCGACCTGGCACGTGCCGCTGTCGATAAGGGAGGAGGTCGCAGCAAAGGGTGAGGCCATAGAGAGAGCTATTCCTCCGGGGCCGGACAACCCGCTCGGCAGGTATGCCCTGCGCACGTCAATGTCGGGAGTGCTTCTCCACGAAACAATCTGGCCTACCAGCGTGTATCAGTTCAGGAGCCACGCCTGCATAAGGATTCTGCCGGAGCACATGGAGAAATTCTTTCAAGGCGTGCGTGTTGGGACACAGGGGGAAATTATATATGAACCGGTGAAGGTTGCGTTGACTCCTGAGGGGCGGGTCTTTCTTGAAGTGCACCGGGACATTTACAAGAAAGCGGCATCACTGGATAGTGAAGTCAGAAAGCTTCTCGAGAAGCGCGGTTTGTCAGGAAAAGTGAATAAGGAGAAGGTAGACAGGGTCTTGCAGGATAAGCCGGACTTCGCGGAAGACGTTACCTCGTGA
- a CDS encoding acyloxyacyl hydrolase translates to MSVGYGFAYLNLYHNPGYIQGSKQYDFFQVAYDYEKQVWLKNLAVLAEPWAAYINRPADGADVGFNLGIKYYVPINERWKPYFVAAAGIAYTTTGFKEQGTHLLFTPQAGFGLRYRNFFIEDRLRHHSNAHTDYPNRSVHANIISVGYYF, encoded by the coding sequence TTGTCCGTTGGATACGGCTTTGCTTATTTGAACCTCTACCATAATCCTGGTTACATCCAGGGGTCGAAGCAATACGATTTTTTTCAAGTGGCCTACGATTACGAAAAGCAGGTCTGGCTCAAGAACCTTGCTGTCCTTGCAGAGCCATGGGCTGCCTATATCAACAGACCCGCTGACGGCGCGGATGTGGGTTTCAACCTGGGCATCAAGTATTACGTGCCCATCAATGAGCGATGGAAACCCTATTTTGTCGCGGCGGCGGGCATCGCGTACACGACCACCGGCTTTAAAGAACAGGGTACGCATCTCCTGTTTACGCCTCAAGCGGGCTTTGGCCTCAGGTACAGGAATTTTTTTATCGAAGACAGGCTGCGCCATCACTCAAACGCGCATACCGATTATCCCAACAGATCGGTCCACGCCAATATCATATCCGTCGGGTATTATTTCTAA
- a CDS encoding alpha/beta family hydrolase, protein MQKIRNTNLTIPVEGKGQASAILSLPEGACKKTAVIVAHGAGNDMHNPLLASFAEGLAVAGYPAMRFNFLYKERGAKAPDPEGTLIKTWQSAYRVLHEVRDLDIDTWVAAGKSMGGRIASQMVARGILPVDRIIFLGYPLHSASNKEKVRDAHLYQIKIPMLFFEGTRDPLCDLGRLQMVLKKLRTAWELYTIEGGDHSFHVPKSTGVNDEETHRRITHKAVEWLDSANVES, encoded by the coding sequence TTGCAGAAGATCCGAAACACGAATCTGACAATACCCGTAGAAGGAAAAGGGCAGGCTTCAGCAATTCTCTCATTGCCTGAAGGTGCGTGCAAAAAGACTGCGGTCATTGTCGCGCACGGTGCAGGCAACGACATGCACAACCCGCTGCTGGCCAGCTTTGCAGAAGGACTCGCAGTGGCGGGGTATCCGGCAATGCGCTTTAACTTCCTGTATAAAGAACGCGGAGCCAAAGCGCCTGACCCCGAGGGAACACTGATCAAGACATGGCAGTCTGCTTACCGGGTACTCCACGAAGTTCGCGATCTCGATATCGATACATGGGTGGCGGCCGGAAAGTCAATGGGCGGCCGTATTGCATCGCAGATGGTTGCCCGTGGAATTCTGCCTGTCGATCGTATCATTTTTCTGGGATACCCGCTCCATTCTGCATCCAATAAAGAAAAGGTGCGGGATGCACATCTCTACCAGATAAAGATTCCCATGCTCTTCTTTGAGGGGACGCGTGACCCTCTCTGCGATCTGGGGCGGCTGCAGATGGTGTTGAAAAAGCTTCGTACCGCCTGGGAGCTGTACACCATAGAAGGAGGAGATCATTCCTTTCACGTGCCAAAATCGACCGGAGTAAACGACGAGGAAACCCACCGACGGATCACCCACAAAGCAGTCGAGTGGCTCGACAGTGCAAACGTTGAAAGTTGA
- the msrA gene encoding peptide-methionine (S)-S-oxide reductase MsrA yields MMRLYVIAVVLPIILAAGWLSANDSQKTAAGMGFEKATFAGGCFWCMEHPFDQLEGVVSVTPGYTGGTKKNPTYEEVSSGTTGHAESVQIVYDPSKISYAKLLDVFWHNIDPTVKDQQFCDAGTQYRSAIFYYNEEQKLLAEESKKALEKSGRFKGPIYTEIVPASEFYPAEEYHQHYYKKNPIRYKFYRYNCGRDQRLDELWGKH; encoded by the coding sequence ATGATGAGACTCTATGTCATTGCTGTAGTCTTGCCCATTATACTTGCAGCCGGATGGCTTTCTGCCAATGACTCTCAAAAAACGGCTGCAGGCATGGGGTTTGAGAAGGCTACGTTTGCCGGCGGCTGCTTCTGGTGCATGGAGCACCCCTTTGATCAACTGGAGGGCGTAGTATCCGTCACGCCAGGTTACACCGGCGGCACCAAGAAGAACCCGACCTATGAGGAAGTCTCTTCGGGCACAACAGGCCATGCGGAATCTGTGCAGATCGTCTACGATCCTTCAAAGATCTCCTACGCAAAACTCCTCGATGTCTTCTGGCACAACATTGACCCGACCGTGAAGGACCAGCAGTTTTGCGACGCGGGCACCCAGTATCGCAGCGCCATATTCTATTACAACGAAGAGCAGAAGCTGCTGGCCGAGGAATCGAAGAAGGCGCTGGAAAAGTCAGGCCGCTTCAAAGGACCGATCTACACAGAAATTGTTCCTGCATCGGAATTCTACCCTGCGGAGGAATATCATCAGCACTACTACAAGAAGAATCCCATCCGCTACAAATTTTACCGTTACAACTGCGGCCGCGACCAGCGACTCGATGAACTGTGGGGTAAGCACTGA
- a CDS encoding FAD-dependent oxidoreductase, which produces MSKHLVLVGGGHAHLTAIKNLSVFTRAGHNVTLISASPFHYYSGMGPGMLSGTYHPSQVRFHVRKMAEDRGASFVEDKVVKIDPVRHVLFLQSGSAVIYDVVSFNTGSEVPVASIADAEQDNIVPVKPVVNLLKARQTILESIRKGETWKYAVIGGGPAGLEICANLWRLLYANRGKGTIKLIAGEKLMPGAPEKVRRLALSSLAGRGVEIIEGSFVKSIKQNGVALTDGRTLEFDLAFAAIGIRPARLFAESGLPTGADGGLLVNAHLRSVAHNDIFGGGDCVSLQGKPLAKVGVYAVRENPILFHNLQAALDGGEMMTFKPQPHYLLIFNMGNGRGIFWKKDWVWDGRLAFVLKDYIDNRFMRMFQVSGEREDKPEVTE; this is translated from the coding sequence ATGAGTAAGCATCTTGTCCTCGTTGGAGGAGGCCACGCGCACCTCACAGCAATAAAGAATCTTTCCGTTTTCACCCGGGCCGGCCACAATGTGACATTGATCAGCGCATCGCCGTTCCATTACTATTCGGGCATGGGACCCGGCATGCTCTCCGGCACCTATCATCCATCGCAGGTGCGCTTTCACGTCCGGAAGATGGCTGAGGACAGGGGCGCCTCATTTGTCGAAGATAAAGTAGTAAAGATCGATCCGGTCCGCCATGTCCTGTTCCTGCAATCCGGAAGTGCGGTTATCTATGACGTGGTCTCGTTTAATACAGGCAGTGAGGTCCCGGTTGCGTCGATCGCCGATGCAGAGCAGGACAACATTGTACCGGTCAAGCCCGTGGTCAATCTTCTGAAGGCCAGGCAGACAATTCTGGAAAGCATCAGAAAGGGCGAGACGTGGAAGTATGCTGTAATAGGCGGGGGTCCGGCCGGACTTGAGATATGCGCGAATCTCTGGCGGCTTCTCTATGCCAACCGGGGCAAAGGCACGATCAAGCTCATAGCAGGCGAAAAGCTCATGCCTGGCGCGCCGGAGAAGGTGCGTCGCCTTGCCCTGAGTTCCCTTGCCGGAAGGGGTGTAGAGATCATCGAAGGAAGTTTCGTCAAGTCGATTAAACAGAATGGAGTGGCGCTGACCGACGGAAGAACACTTGAATTCGACTTGGCATTCGCGGCGATAGGTATCAGGCCCGCAAGGTTGTTTGCAGAGTCAGGTCTTCCAACGGGCGCAGATGGCGGGTTACTCGTGAACGCGCACCTCCGGAGCGTTGCGCATAACGATATTTTCGGTGGAGGTGACTGCGTGAGTCTGCAAGGCAAGCCGCTCGCAAAGGTGGGTGTCTATGCAGTGAGAGAGAATCCGATTCTCTTTCACAACCTGCAAGCAGCGCTCGACGGCGGGGAGATGATGACCTTTAAGCCGCAGCCGCACTATCTGCTGATCTTCAACATGGGCAACGGCCGTGGCATCTTCTGGAAAAAAGATTGGGTGTGGGATGGCAGACTTGCCTTTGTGCTGAAGGACTATATTGACAATCGTTTCATGCGCATGTTCCAGGTGTCGGGCGAACGGGAGGACAAGCCTGAGGTTACAGAATGA
- a CDS encoding rhodanese-like domain-containing protein, with protein sequence MKILDYFKRVPTWTPEEVRAFLDDHSEDEYNLVDVRTLKEYEEDGHLPGAQLIPVGELADHVSELDPKKTTIVY encoded by the coding sequence ATGAAAATTCTGGACTACTTCAAACGCGTCCCGACATGGACTCCCGAGGAGGTCCGCGCATTCCTGGATGACCACAGCGAAGACGAATACAACCTCGTGGACGTGAGAACACTAAAGGAGTATGAAGAGGACGGCCACCTTCCCGGCGCGCAGCTTATACCAGTGGGCGAGCTCGCAGACCACGTTTCGGAACTTGATCCGAAGAAGACAACCATCGTGTACTGA